TATGGAGACGCACCCTAACAGATATCTGGGGACGTCCTTTATCAGCTCGCTTCCGAATACCCTCAGGGCGACGCAGGTCACGGCGTTTACGGTGTAGAAAAGGCTCGCCGACAGGCCCTTTTCCCTCACCGGAAGGGACAGAAACTGTAAGGTCGTCGAGTTCAGCACCGAGAAGGATACCAGCGTGAGTATCATGGCCCATACGCCGGAGGTGCCAAAGCAGTCGCCCCAGCTTCCCCAATCCTCTTTTTCCTCGCCCTGTCTCAACGACTCAGGGGAGGGTAGCCCTCTTCCCATAAGGGCGGCTAATACCGTCAGGATAGCGGGTATCACCAGGTAGGAGGTCTCCATGTTTCTGTTTAAAAGCCACTCTCCCAGAGGTACCACGGTTATCTGAGGGAGGACGTAAGCTATGCCCATTATGGCGAAAAGAGGCCCTCTTTTCTCCTCCGGAATCACCAGCCCCTGAAAGGTGGATATGGCCACCATGGCCACCCCTCCTACCATTCCAAGCCCTGCCCGAAAGGAGATCATCCCCGCCATCCCCGGGGCGATCCATATGGAGGCGGTGGCGGCTAAAGATAGGATTCCCGCCATAAACAGGGCGCCGCTGAAGCCCCACCTCTCGGTGGCCCATCCTCCCATAGGACGGGATATAATCGCCGCCAGGTTCAGGGCGGACATGGACCATCCTATAACCCCTATGGAATAGCCCTGAGCGGAGAGGACCACGGGAAACAGAAACCCCACCGCCAGCATGGCCTGTATAAGATAGGCACCGGTAAAACATCTCCAGAAAAGTCCGCTCATCTTCTCACCATCCCCATCGCTGTCACGGCGGCACTTGCCGCTATGCCGGAGGCCATCGGTGGCAACCATATATGGAGGGATCCCGACGCCGCCATGGCAGCCAGTCCCGTTCCGTTGGCCGCCAGGGCCCACCTAGGTGATAGCCTCTCAGGCCATATCACAGCCACAACAAGAGGGATAAATGTCCCTGCTCCTCTCAGCCCCATGCTCAGATAGCTCCAGTGGAGTATCTGAGAGCCCTGGACGGCGCAGGCCATGATTCCCGCCGCCGCCACCACTAGAGCCACAGCCCACCGGCTCATCGCCAGCTCGCCGTCGCTCTTTCCCTTGGTCAAAGGGATTACGCCGTCTCTCACTAAGTTTGTGGCTATACCGAAGGATAGTCCCGCCCCTGCCCCTATGAGGGTCACCAGTATAACTCCCCACATAGCTCCCGCCAGAGCGGGGTGAAAGTTGGCGGTTATAAACGACGGTAGCGCTGACGCCGGGTCAACCGACACTCCCGATGCCCTCATGGCCAGCCCTGTGAGGACCCCCATTATCCCCACGGGAGGAATCAGGATGGCCGAGAGGATAGCTCCCCTGGCGGCGGTCCTCTCGTCGGAGGCAGCGAAGATTCCCTGGACGTATATCTGGGTGCAGAAGACCCCTGCTACCATGGACAGTAAGGCGTTGCCGTCGGCTCTGAGCCCTCCTCCGAAAAGATCGAACCACGGCCTGACCGGCAGGGCCCTTAGCAGCTCCGCCGGGGACGCTATGGACCAGGCGGCCAGGGCACAGAGGGCCATTGTCCCGTAAAGGGCCACCATCTTTGCCTTTCCTATAGAGCTGTAGCTCTTAAGCCCTCCTGAATAGGTGAACGCCAGTATGAGAGAGCCCAGTATCACCGCCGAGAGTTCCGGCGAGATCGGCAGTATGGTCCGAAACAGCGCCGCTCCCGCGAGAAACTGGGCCACTACCGATAGAAAGGTCCCCACCGAGGCGGAGACCATGGACAGACCGCTCATCTTTCCTCCGTAGTTTCGGGAGAGAAACTCGGGAACCGTAACGAACCCCGATCGTCTGAGAGGCCCTGCAAACCACAGCCCCAGTATGAGACAGCCTAGAGCGGACCCTAATGTGAACCACCAGGCCGAAAGGCCGGACACGTAGGCCATCTGAACCGTTCCTACCGTCGAGGCCCCTCCTACGATAGCTCCCATGATAATCCCGCTTACCCCAGCGGCACCGACGGACCGACCGGCGACCGAGTAGTCCGACGACGATTCCACCGACCTGGCGGATCTAAGCCCTAAAAGCACGAAAAGGACCACTGTGGCCCCTAAGCCGACAAGAAACAAAACCCTTCCCCCTCTAACTCTGAATCCATAGATTGTAGCACTCCCGTTGACATAGGCCTATGATCTTTCTATAATCCATTTATAGATACCCTATGACTCTAAAAATGGCGGTGGAGCGATGAACTTGAAAAGAAACTTAAAATGGTTTTTTCCCGGTGCTTTAGCGGTTATGCTGATAGGGGTGCTTTTTGGTCCGAGGTTCTTCTCCCCTAAAGACGGGGCAAGGGAACCTATCGTCGTCCGTCCAGTGAAATCCATGGTCCTCAGTCCTATCGACGGGGCCTGGATAAGGACTATGCCCGGAAGGGTCCAGGCATCTCGGAGGGTGGACCTGGCCTTTAGGGTGTCAGGACCTCTGGTGGAGCTGTCAGCTAAAGAGGGTGAGCATGTCAAGGCCGGAGATGTTCTAGCCAGAATAGATCCAAGGGACTTTCAGTTGGCCCTGGACGGTGTAAGAGGTTCTCTATCACAGGCCAGAGCCACCTTAGAGGCCATGAGGCGAGGGGCTAGAGCGGAGGATATCCGGTCTCTGGAGGCCCAGGTGGCCTCAGCGAGGGCAAGGGCGGAGGAGGCGGAGGCCCAGTTCAGCCGGTTTAAGAGGCTTTACGAGGCGAAAGCCATATCCCAGTCCGAGTTCGACCGGTACAGGACCGCCAAGGACGTGGCGGCCTCGTCGCTTATGGCGGCCCAGCAGGAGCTTCAGAAGGCCAGAAAAGGGGCCAGAGAGGAGGACATCCGGGCCATGGAATCTCAGATAAGGTCCCTTCAGGCCCAGGAGTCCGCCGCTGCCGCTGCTCTGGCGGACACCGAGCTAAGGGCACCTTTCGACGGAACGGTGGCTCGACGAATGGCGGATAACTTTCAGTTCGTCACAGCCCGACAGCCTATACTGAGCCTTCAGGATACCTCTTCGGTGGAGGTAGTGGTGGACGTCCCCGAGTCGGCGATAAACCTTAACCCCGACGACCTTGATGTATGGGCTTCGTTCTCGTCAATTTCGGGAAAGTTTCCCCTTAAGCTGGTGGAGTTCTCCTCCGCCCCGGACCCTGAGACCCAGACATATAGGGCCACCTTAGCTATGGAGGTTCCCGATGGGATCAGGCTATTTCCGGGAATGGCGGCGGAGGTCTCGGGAAAGATAAAGTACGGTGGGACGGGCAAGGTCTACCGGATCCCCATAGAGGCCCTTCTCTCCGACGATAGAGGATCGGGGGTCTGGGTCGTCGGAGAGGATCTCAGGGTCCAGTGGACCTCCGTGGAGGTAACCCACCTAGGTGACGGCCACGTCGACGTGAAAGGGCATATAGAGGCGGGAGATAGGGTGGTCACCGCAGGGGTCCACGTCATCAGGGAGGGGCAGTCCGTAAGGCTTTTGGAGGGCAAGAGATGAACATCGGCAGGTGGGCCATGGAGAGAAAATCCTTCACCCTCTTCGTGGCGGTGCTTATCGCCATCGGTGGAGTCTGGGCTTACTCGGGTTTAGGCCGTCTTGAGGACCCTGACTTCACCGTAAAGACTGCCCTGGTAGTGACCTCTTACCCTGGAGCCTCTCCTACGGAGGTGGAGGAGGAGGTCACGGACCAGATAGAGCAGGCGGTTCAGAGGCTTCCTCAGCTGAAGCGGGTTCGGTCTCAGTCCCGAAGGGGCCTGTCGGTGGTCTACGTGGATATAAAGGACCGCTACACCAACGGAAAACTTCCTCAGGTCTGGGACGAGCTTCGGAGAAAGATAACTGAGGCCCAAGGGCATCTCCCCCCCGGTGCTGGCCCCTCCATGGTCAACGACGACTTCGGTGACGTATTCGGAGTGGTCTTCGCCATAACAGGGGACGGCTACTCTATGGCGGAGCTGAAGACCTACGGGGACAGGATAAAAAAGGCCCTCCTTCTCGTTCCCGACGTCGCCCAGGTCTCCCTTTGGGGGGATAGGACCGAGGCGGTGTTCGTGGAGATGTCTCGGTCCAGAATGACCGAGCTCGGCGTATCGCCAGAGCAGATAGCCGCCACCCTCCAGGGCCAGAACCTGGTGGCCGACTCGGGGTCGGTGTCGGCGGGATCCCTGAGGATCCCTATAGATCCCACGGGAAACCTCAGGTCGGTGGAGGATATCGGGGAGCTCCTGATAAGAGGGGGCGTCGGAGGGCGGCTGTTGGCCCTCAAGGACGTCGCCCGCATATACAGGGGCTACATAGATCCTCCTAGAAAGGTGATGTCCATAAACGGACGGTCCGCTATCGCCATAGGAGTGTCCACCGTTCCAGGGGGAAACGTGGTCCGAATGGGAGACATGGTCAAAGAGGAGCTTAAAAGGATCGAGCAGGATCTGCCAGTAGGGGTTGACATAGAGACGGTCACTTACCAGAGCGACCTGGTTCGGGACGCAGTCCAGGGTTTTGTCGTCAACCTGGTCGAGGCGGTGGCCATAGTGATCGTCCTGCTGGTGGTCTTCATGGGAACGGTAAGCGGCCTCCTTATGGGAGCCATTCTGCTTCTCACCATAGCGGCCACCTTCGTGGCGATGAGGATAATAGGCATAGAGCTCCACAGCGTGTCCTTAGGGGCCCTAATAATCTCTTTGGGAATGCTGGTTGACAACGCTATCGTCGTCACAGAGGGGATACTGGTCGGCATATCCGCCGGAAAGGACGGTAAAGCCACGGCCTCCCGGATAGTGGAGGAGACCAAGTGGCCTCTCTTGGGAGCCACCGTCGTCGCCATACTGGCCTTCGCCGCCATCGGCCTCTCTCAGGACGTAACAGGGGAGTTCTGTCGAAGCCTATTCCAGGTTGTGGCGGTGTCTTTGCTTATATCCTGGATACTGGCCATAACCGTGACGCCTTTGCTGGCGGTCATGTTTCTTAAACCCGACGGTAATGGCGGCGAAAAGGGCGGTTCCTTCTACTCCCTTTACAGCGGCTTCCTCATAAAGTGCGTCGATCGACGAAAGCTAACCTTGGGGTCTATGGTGTTGCTTTTGGCCCTGGCTCTATGGGGCTTTCGCTTCGTGGGCCAGAGCTTCTTCCCTGACACAGTCAGAGATCAGTTCATGATCCAATACTGGCTTCCTGAGGGGACCGACGTCGACAGGACCGCCCAGGACCTTAAGGAGATATCGGAGCACCTCCTAAAAGAAGAGACCTCCGTCGCTTCCGTGGCGGCCTTCGCAGGGGAGGGGCCCCTTCGGTTCTATCTGGCCTTCGAGCCGGAGCTTCCCAACAGTTCCTACGGATTTCTCCTGGTGACCGTTAAAGACTACGATGCCATAGGGGGAATAATGGCAAGGCAGTCCCTCTGGACCGCCGAGAGATTTCCCGACTCGGAGGCCCGGTTTGAGCGGTTCAAAAAGGGGCCTGGGGTTGGAGCCAAAGTCAAACTTAGGATCACCGGAGACGACCCATCGGTGCTCAGAAAGCTCTCCAGACAGGTGAGGGCCATCATGGCCCAGGATCCCGCGGGGATCGACATCAGGGACGACTGGAGACAGAAGGTCAAGGTCCTGGTCCCCGAGGTGAACGAGGCCAGGGCAAGACGTTCTGGCCTGACCAGGGCGGAGATAGCGGGAGCGTTGAAAGGAAACTTCGACGGCAGACCTGTAGGGGTATATCGGGAGGGGGATAACCTGCTTCCTATAATGGTAAGGGCCCCTGAGGCGGAGAGGCAGGACCTGGACTCGGTGGAGGACGTCCAGATATGGAGCCGAGGTCTGAGGCGTTTCGTCCCGGCGGGGCAGGTGTTTTCAGGACTCAGGCTACAGTGGGAGGATCCGATCATATGGCGCAGGAATCGCTCAAGGGTCATAACACCTCAGTGCGATCCTCTGACCGGGACCGCCGAGGAGCTTCGCCGGAGGATCCTTCCTTTGGTAGATTCCCTTGAGGTGCCCCACGGCTATGAACTTGTATGGGGAGGGGAGTTCGAGGACTCAAAGACCTCTCAGGATGCCCTGTTAAAGCCCTTCTTGCTCAGCTTCGTCCTCATGATAGTGGTGGTTATGGGGCTCTTCAACGGCTTCAGGCAGCCAGCGGTGGTCTTTCTGTGTCTGCCATTAGCCGCCATAGGGGTGACCCTCGGGCTTTTGGTGACGGGCCAGAGCTTCGGTTTCATGGCCCTGCTGGGATACCTCAGCCTTGCGGGAATGCTCATCAAAAACGCCATCGTCCTGCTCGATCAGATAGAGCTTGAGCTGGCCCAGGGCAAGGCCCGATTCTCCGCGGTTATGGAGGCCTCCACCGGCAGGATTCGTCCGGTCATGATGGCGGCCATGACCACCGTCCTCGGCATGGCACCACTGGCTCTGGACGACTTCTTCGCCGCTATGGCTGTGACCATAATGTTCGGGCTTACCTTCGCCACGGTGCTGACCCTCATAGTGGTTCCGGTGCTCTACTGTGCCCTTTATGGAATATCCTCCGACGAGGTATCCCATGGCTCGTAGAACCCGGGAGGAAGCCGCCAAGACCAGGGAAAAGCTCCTCTCCGTGGCTACTGACCTTTTCTCGAAAAAAGGGGTGGACGGAGTCACCTTGGTGGAGATAGGCAAGGAGGCGGGGTTCACAAAAGGGGCGCTGTACCGCCATTTCGGCGGAAAGCCGGGGCTCTTAAAGGAGCTCATGGACTACGGGGCGGAGAAGGTGGATCAACTGGAGGAATCCTGCCTGAAGGGACCAGAAGAGCCTCTGGACAGGCTCCGAGCCATGGTCATGGAGGAGATGGAGGTATTCGAGGGCCGTCAGGAGCTGCAACGGATACTGGCCATATTTCTGGACCGCAGAAGCTTAGCGGAGGACGAGGGGATACTGTCGTCCATAGAGTCCCTGAGGGACAGGACCATCGGAAGGATAAAGTCGGTGATGGAGGAGGCCAAAGAAAAGGGACACATCTCCAAGGAGATCGACCTGACCGTTGCGGCGGAGAGCCTTAGACTGCTGATCTTCGGCCTTATGGAGAGAAAGCTGTACTCCTCCTCCCCCTATGATCTGTCCTCTCAGGCCAAGCCTATGCTGGAGCTTTTTTTTAGAGCTCTAAGGCCATAGCACGAAAAAGGCCCAGGGTTGGGGGACCCTGGGCCTTTCTCTATAAGGAGTTGTTGAAGAAGTGTGTGTGGTGTCTTTAAGGAGGTTATTCGCCTCTCGCTCTGTGGCCTAAATTATAGGGTAGAGACCTTCGCCGATCATCGGGAGAAACCCCCTACTTGGAGTAGGTAAATATACCTAGAGCACCTCAACACCTTATCGTCAAGGCCATGATACCATATAATCCTGTACAGGCCATAAAAAACACGGAGGTGTTCTCTTGAACATGAACTGCATAATACATCGGGGCAACGACCCCTTTTTCAACTTAGCTATGGAAGAAGTCCTCTTCGATCGGTCCTCCCGAACCGGTGAGGGCTACATACTCTTATGGAGAAACGCCCCCACGGTGGTGGTGGGCCGGTTCCAAAACGCCGCAGGGGAGATAAACGAGCCCTTCCTGCGTGAAAAGGGCGTCTCGGTGGTCAGACGGACCACCGGAGGCGGGGCGGTCTACCACGACCTGGGCAACCTCAACTACACCTTTATCCTCCCGGTGGGCGACCGTGATTCCAAGGGACTGGACTTCGCCCTCTACACCAGGCCTCTCCTGGACTACCTGGAGGAACTGGGGGTAAAGGCGGAGCTAACCGGTAGAAACGACCTAACCATAGAGGGCAAGAAATTCTCCGGCAACGCGCAACACATCAGCAAAGACACCATGCTCCACCACGGAACCATACTGTTCGACACCTGTCTTGAGGACGTGGCGGCCTCCCTGTCGGTGGACCCTGAGAAGTTCAAGTCCAAGGGAGTGGCGTCGGTCAGGAGCCGGGTCACCAACGTGTCCCCCCATCTTCCGAGTCCTATGACAATGGACAGCTTTATAGAGGGCCTGATGGCCCACTTCGCCGCTCCCTTCGGCCAGACACCAAGGGCCTTAAACGACGATGAGGAAAGGGCCATCTCCGCCATGAGGGAGTCCAAATACGCCACCTGGGACTGGGTGTGGGGAAGTTCCCCGCCCTTCTCCCTGACCTCGGAGCGTCGCTTTGAGAAGGGCAAGGTCCAGGTCTACCTTGACGTAAACGATGGCATCATCTCCGACGCCGCCATAAGGGGAGACTTCTTCAGCGTCCAAGATCCCTCGGGCCTTGAGGAGGCCCTGAGATCGGTCAAGTTCGACCGAGAATCGGTTGCCTCCGCCCTTCAGGGCCTGGACGTGGAGCGTCACCTTATGGGGATCTCCAGGGAGGACCTTATAGATCTGGTGATGAGCTGATGGCCCCCAGCTTCAGGACCATCGACGTAGACGACGTCACACTGGCCTACGCCGTGGCGGGGCAGGGCGAGCCGCTCCTTTTGATAATGGGCTTCGGTGGGACCATGGACTACTGGGGCTTCCCCTTTCTCTCCCACCTTGCGAAAAGCTTTAAGGTCATAGCCTTCGACAACCGGGGTGTCGGAGAGAGCTCCTTGGGGACCGAATCCCCCTCTATCTCCCGGTTCGCCCTGGACGCAGCGGCCCTCCTGGATCGCCTTGGCTATCCCTCCGCCCACGTCCTAGGTTGGTCCATGGGGGGCTACATCGCCCAGGAGCTGGCCCTTGAGAGGCCCGACCTCCTGAGACGGCTGGTCCTGTACGGAACCTGCTCGGACCACCGGGCTGCCCTGGCCGCCAGAAAAGAGGCCTTCGCCGAGCTGATGGACACCTCCCTGTCGGATCAGGGCAGGACCGAGGTCGCCCTTAAAATGCTGTTCCCCACGACCTGGCTCCAAGAACATCCCGGCTTTGCCCAGGCCTTCGTCTCCCGGCCTATGACGGTCTACTCCCGGTGCGCCGATGGAATTGCGGCCCAGGTGGAGGCCATAGCCTCCTGGGAGGGGTGTACCTCAAGGTTGGGCAGGATAAACGCCAGGACCTTGGTCATAGCTGGAGAGATGGACCACGTCATACCGCCGGAGCTGTCAAGGAAGACCGCCGAGCTGATACCTAACGGAGGATACGACTCCTTTGCCGACGGAGGGCACGGCCTGATCTACCAGTATCCCAAAGAGCTGGCCCAGATGGCGGCGGGTTTTTTAGGGGCCTGATCTTGGACATGGACCAAGAGCGAAGGGAAATGATCGAAAAGGCCAGGAGACACAGAAACAGACGGACCTTCAGGGCCGCCACCCCTGTGATGAAGGGTCCCGATCCCGATAAGGTTCACCCCAGAAGGCGGTACTCCCAGCTGGTGTTCCTGAAAAACGTGGTCAAAAGCCCCAACATAATCGTCGGAGACTACACCTACTACGACGACATCCGAGGGGACAGGCCCCTGGAGTTCGAGAAAAACGTAATCCACTCGGCTCAGGAAAAGCTGATAATCGGCAAGTTCTGCTCCATCGGTGCGGAGACGGTGTTCGTCATGAGCGGTGGAAACCACCCCATAGACAACGTGAGCACCTACCCCTTTGGCCTCATGGGAAGCGGCTGGGAGCCAGCGCCCTTCAGACCGGTTCTAAAGGGAGACATAACGATAGGAAACGACGTCTGGATCGGCTTTCGGGCTACCGTCCTAGGGGGCGTAACGATAGGGGACGGAGCGGTCATAGGGGCCGGGGCGGTGGTAACAAAAGACGTCCCCCCCTACACGGTGGTGGGAGGAAACCCGGCGTCGGAGATAAAAAAACGGTTCGACGACCTGACGATAGAGATGCTCCTGAAGGTGAGGTGGTGGGACTGGCCGCCGGAGAAGATCACCAGAAACGTAAAAGTCCTATCGTCGCCATCGGTTGGGGGCCTGAAGCGGTGCCGATAGGGCATAGTGGATCCTATTTTGTCGCCGAAGCACGACGTAGTTATGGGATGTGTTGCCAGACACGCGCAAACGTGTAATGTCAGTCTCTAAGGGAGGTGCTGTAGGATGGGTATCACTGCGATGAAACTCAAGGACAGAGCCCTGGCTCTCGGGGCGAATCTGGTGGGCATAGCCGATGTGTCATCTCTTGAGGTCCCCTTTGATAGAGCCATCTCAGTCGCCGTAGCTTTGAACCGAGATATAGTCTCCTCCGTTGGGCAGGGTCCTCATATCGAATATCAGGCCGAATATCTGTCGGTTAACGCCAAGATAGATCAGGTACTTGGGGAAATCACGTGCTGGATTCAGGGCGAGGGCTACGCCGCCGTCGTGGAGCCAGCGTCCTCGCCTAACTTTGACAGGGAAAAGCTGGCCGCTGCCTTCCCCCACAAGACCGCCGCTACTATGTCGGGGCTCGGCTGGATCGGAAAAAACGCCCTCTTGGTGACGAAAGAGTACGGCTCTGCCGTTCGGCTTGGGACGGTTTTTACCGATGCCCCTCTTCAGGCCGACGTCCCTCAGGCCAGCTCTCTCTGCGGTAGCTGCACCCTTTGTCGCAAGGCCTGCCCCGTCGCCGCCCCAGGGGAGACTCTATGGTCCCCCGGTATGGCCAGGGAGGACCTGGTGGACATCCGATCCTGTTGGGGCCAGTTACGTCTGTTCATGGAGGAAAGAGAGCTGAAGCACGCCATCTGCGGAATCTGCATACAGGCCTGTCCGTGGACAAAAAAATACCTCCATTCCCGTTGATGGACGGCCTGGGTAAAGTTGGCCCCACCTGCTTTATCTCGGCAACCGTGGCTATAGGGCGAAGCCCGCTATCAGGAAGGCCAGGACGATAAGCGGGGCGGGAACCTTTTTCGTCAGCAATAGGGACAATGTGATCACCATGGCAAAAAGGTTGCCTAGCTCCAATCCATTCCGCTGGATGAGGATGATCGCCGCTACTGTGACAAGACCACCAGCGACGGCGACAATGCCTTTTAACGATATCTTTATCGCCTTTATCTTTTTCAGGCTTTCCCACGTAGGGTACACGAAGTAGATCAACAGTAGCCCCGGTAAAAATATGGCTATTCCTCCAGCCATCGCCCCTAGAACTTGAGTGACAGTGCCGCCACCTCTAGCCGCCATTCCTCCGGCGTAAGCGCTGAAGCTGAACATCGGCCCAGGCAGACCCTGGACGAGTCCGAACCCGGTTAAAAATTCCTGGTTGGTCATGTAGTGGTTCACCTCAACCAGCTCGCTGTACATAAGAGGTACCACGACCTGACCGCCACCGATTACCAGATACCCATAGCGATAAAAGCTCTCGAAGAGTCGGGCGATGGGGTTGTCCCATATAAAGGCCAGCAAGAGGCTTCCGACGGCGAAAAATCCGAAAGCGACCAGATACCGCCACGGTGGGCTTATCTTCACGTGGTTCCAAAGATCCCTCTCCTTCGACGCTATCACCGTCGCCGCTCCCCCTGCGATCAGGACCAGGGGGTAAATCCAGGGCTCTCGGATAAAGTACGTTGCCGTCGCTCCCAACAGGGAAAGGGACAGCGTAAATCGATCCGTCACCACTTTGAGCCCTATTTTGTATGCAGCTAATAGGACGAACCCTACCGCCATTGGCCCTATATACCTCAGGCCGTCTTTGGATATGTTCATGCTTCCCATGAACTGGCTTAAAAAAGATAGCAAGGTCATAAGTGTAAGGACCGGCAACGCCCAGACCAACATTGTCAGTAGGGCCAGCCATGGGCCTCCAACTTTATGCCCGATGGCTACGATGGTCTGGGTGCTGCTCGGTCCAGGTAAAATGCCCGTCAGCGCTATTAGCTCCACCAGCTCTTCCTCGGTGAGGTATCTTTTCTTGGTAACCATCTGATCTGTAAAAACGCCGTAATGGGCTTCAGGACCTCCATAGGCTCCTAATGAACATATTAATACATCCTTTAAGAAAACGCTCCACTCAGTTTTTTTCATCCACGCTCTCCTCTCTTTGGCTGCGATAAGGGGCCGAAAACGGACCGGTTGGAGGGGATCCTCCCAGAGGATAGACGATTGGAGACCAAAAGAAAAGCTATGTCCGACCTATTGGGAGGCCCTTACCTGGTGGCCTATCACTGCTCTGGCTATCTCTCCATAGGCGAGGCGTACGAGAGGCTGCTGGCTTAGGTACGCGAGAGAGGACTCCAGATAGGGGAACTTTTCTTCGAGGACGTGGTGCTGGACGAAATGTCGGTGAGGGGCTACGATGGCTTTATGGTGAAGATATCGGTGAAGCTCAAAAATCCCCCCAGATGGGAGTGACTTAGGTTGTACTTTAAGAAAATGATCGGGAAAAAATGTTATCTGTCCACCATAGACCTGGACGACGCCCCTGCCTTCACCGGCTGGATGAGTGACTACGACGTGACAAAATACCTGGCCGAGGCTCCGTCGTGCTATCCTCTCCAGGCTGAGAGGGAGGCCCTGGACCGGCTGTCTCGGGAGCACAACTACTGTATCGTCGACCTTGAGACCGACTCCCTCCTGGGGATATGCGGTTTTATGAACCTGAACCACCTCAACCAGACCGCCGAGGTGGGCATATTCATAGGCAACAAGGACTATTGGGGCAGAGGGTACGGAGGGGAGGCCCTGTCTTTGTTGGTCAAGTACGGCTTCGACGTTTTAAACCTCAATAACATAATGCTTGAGGTGGTGTCCTTCAACGGTAGGGCGATAAGGTGCTACGAGAGAATAGGCTTTAAGACCTTCGGCGTCAGAAGGGAAGCGGTCCTAAGGGAGGGCAGAAGACACGACAAGGTCTATATGGAGATGACTCGGTCGGACTTCAACGATAACTAGAGGGGATATCTAAAACTCTGGTCCTCGGAGAGACCGTTCCGACGAAGCCCATTTGAGCCCGTATACTCGACCTGCCGTAGTGTAGTACGAATGGGGCGACAGGACGTCGCCCCAAGCCGAGGGGGCACAGGACGTGCCCTCCGAGGCGGTTCGTACGAAACAGGCAGGTCGAGTATACGCCCGGGCGAAACAGGGCGCAGGCGGAACGGGCTCTCCGAGGGGACTCGAAGTTGAGTTTTTTACAGATTACCTAGAGAGGTGGTTGTGATATGAGCTTTAGAAAGTTTGGTTTTGTGATTGCGGTGTTTTGCGCCATGTTGGCCATCGGGGGAGTGTCCTTCGCTGAGGATAAGGTCCTTTCGGTGACCGGAGGGGAGCCGGTGGTCTACTCCTGCGACAACGGCGACCGTCTGGTGGCTCGCTACTACTCACTGTCCGACGAAAGCCTTAACTTCGTAAAGGTCACCTTCCCCGACGGCAAGGAGTACACCCTGCCTCAGGTAATGTCCGCCTCAGGAGCTAGGTACACCGACGACTTCGAGCTTA
This genomic interval from Dethiosulfovibrio salsuginis contains the following:
- a CDS encoding lipoate--protein ligase, with the translated sequence MNCIIHRGNDPFFNLAMEEVLFDRSSRTGEGYILLWRNAPTVVVGRFQNAAGEINEPFLREKGVSVVRRTTGGGAVYHDLGNLNYTFILPVGDRDSKGLDFALYTRPLLDYLEELGVKAELTGRNDLTIEGKKFSGNAQHISKDTMLHHGTILFDTCLEDVAASLSVDPEKFKSKGVASVRSRVTNVSPHLPSPMTMDSFIEGLMAHFAAPFGQTPRALNDDEERAISAMRESKYATWDWVWGSSPPFSLTSERRFEKGKVQVYLDVNDGIISDAAIRGDFFSVQDPSGLEEALRSVKFDRESVASALQGLDVERHLMGISREDLIDLVMS
- a CDS encoding alpha/beta fold hydrolase; the encoded protein is MAPSFRTIDVDDVTLAYAVAGQGEPLLLIMGFGGTMDYWGFPFLSHLAKSFKVIAFDNRGVGESSLGTESPSISRFALDAAALLDRLGYPSAHVLGWSMGGYIAQELALERPDLLRRLVLYGTCSDHRAALAARKEAFAELMDTSLSDQGRTEVALKMLFPTTWLQEHPGFAQAFVSRPMTVYSRCADGIAAQVEAIASWEGCTSRLGRINARTLVIAGEMDHVIPPELSRKTAELIPNGGYDSFADGGHGLIYQYPKELAQMAAGFLGA
- a CDS encoding CatB-related O-acetyltransferase, translated to MKGPDPDKVHPRRRYSQLVFLKNVVKSPNIIVGDYTYYDDIRGDRPLEFEKNVIHSAQEKLIIGKFCSIGAETVFVMSGGNHPIDNVSTYPFGLMGSGWEPAPFRPVLKGDITIGNDVWIGFRATVLGGVTIGDGAVIGAGAVVTKDVPPYTVVGGNPASEIKKRFDDLTIEMLLKVRWWDWPPEKITRNVKVLSSPSVGGLKRCR
- a CDS encoding epoxyqueuosine reductase, producing the protein MGITAMKLKDRALALGANLVGIADVSSLEVPFDRAISVAVALNRDIVSSVGQGPHIEYQAEYLSVNAKIDQVLGEITCWIQGEGYAAVVEPASSPNFDREKLAAAFPHKTAATMSGLGWIGKNALLVTKEYGSAVRLGTVFTDAPLQADVPQASSLCGSCTLCRKACPVAAPGETLWSPGMAREDLVDIRSCWGQLRLFMEERELKHAICGICIQACPWTKKYLHSR
- the chrA gene encoding chromate efflux transporter, producing MKKTEWSVFLKDVLICSLGAYGGPEAHYGVFTDQMVTKKRYLTEEELVELIALTGILPGPSSTQTIVAIGHKVGGPWLALLTMLVWALPVLTLMTLLSFLSQFMGSMNISKDGLRYIGPMAVGFVLLAAYKIGLKVVTDRFTLSLSLLGATATYFIREPWIYPLVLIAGGAATVIASKERDLWNHVKISPPWRYLVAFGFFAVGSLLLAFIWDNPIARLFESFYRYGYLVIGGGQVVVPLMYSELVEVNHYMTNQEFLTGFGLVQGLPGPMFSFSAYAGGMAARGGGTVTQVLGAMAGGIAIFLPGLLLIYFVYPTWESLKKIKAIKISLKGIVAVAGGLVTVAAIILIQRNGLELGNLFAMVITLSLLLTKKVPAPLIVLAFLIAGFAL
- a CDS encoding GNAT family N-acetyltransferase, with protein sequence MYFKKMIGKKCYLSTIDLDDAPAFTGWMSDYDVTKYLAEAPSCYPLQAEREALDRLSREHNYCIVDLETDSLLGICGFMNLNHLNQTAEVGIFIGNKDYWGRGYGGEALSLLVKYGFDVLNLNNIMLEVVSFNGRAIRCYERIGFKTFGVRREAVLREGRRHDKVYMEMTRSDFNDN
- a CDS encoding MliC family protein, coding for MSFRKFGFVIAVFCAMLAIGGVSFAEDKVLSVTGGEPVVYSCDNGDRLVARYYSLSDESLNFVKVTFPDGKEYTLPQVMSASGARYTDDFELSWWIKGDEAYVEKRDDQGDWKPLYSDCRVSE